The following are encoded together in the Geobacter sulfurreducens PCA genome:
- a CDS encoding cytochrome c biogenesis protein, with the protein MDSSFAHITIIHWVAVVVYVIATIFNVSGLMFRKERAVAVSEALVLGGLLVHGIGILWWWKIVGHGPYIGRFEVLSSHAWAVLALFMASSRFFPRIKAASILVFPVTFLMIAVGLFIEPQAKMLPPTLRSVWLVLHVIFYKISLFTLLVALAFSLFYLLRKRTGISWLQRLPELEILDILSFRFAGFSFTFWGIAMVAGSIWAYQSWGRFWGWDPVETWSLMTWIAFGIYLHLRRFFGWNGERAAYLYLICFVLSVISLLFTPLIGSSIHSEYFK; encoded by the coding sequence ATGGATTCATCCTTTGCACACATCACCATAATTCACTGGGTAGCGGTGGTTGTCTACGTCATCGCCACCATCTTCAACGTATCGGGCCTCATGTTCCGCAAGGAGCGCGCCGTTGCCGTCAGCGAGGCCCTGGTGCTCGGGGGGCTCCTGGTGCACGGGATCGGCATCCTCTGGTGGTGGAAGATCGTCGGCCACGGCCCCTACATCGGCCGGTTCGAGGTCCTCTCCTCCCACGCCTGGGCCGTGCTGGCCCTGTTCATGGCATCCTCACGCTTTTTCCCCCGCATCAAGGCGGCGAGCATCCTGGTTTTCCCGGTCACCTTCCTCATGATCGCCGTGGGCCTGTTCATCGAGCCCCAGGCCAAGATGCTCCCCCCCACGCTGAGGAGCGTCTGGCTCGTCCTGCACGTGATCTTCTACAAGATATCGCTCTTCACCCTGCTGGTGGCCCTGGCGTTCTCCCTCTTCTACCTTCTCCGGAAGCGGACCGGGATCTCCTGGCTCCAGCGGCTCCCCGAACTGGAGATCCTCGATATCCTGTCATTTCGTTTTGCCGGCTTCAGCTTCACCTTCTGGGGTATCGCCATGGTGGCCGGAAGCATCTGGGCATACCAGTCGTGGGGGCGTTTCTGGGGCTGGGATCCGGTGGAGACCTGGTCCCTCATGACATGGATCGCCTTCGGCATTTACCTCCACCTGCGCCGTTTCTTCGGCTGGAACGGTGAGCGGGCGGCCTACCTCTACCTGATCTGCTTCGTTCTCTCGGTGATTTCGCTCCTCTTTACGCCGCTCATCGGTTCGTCGATCCATTCGGAGTATTTCAAGTAG
- a CDS encoding acyl-protein synthetase codes for MKDYSLESDFVRELDRDILSYVEKGLENRDEDGFNDLALRCFELQFNTVEPYRRFCLDKGRSPGKVERWEDIPAVPSMAFKKFVMTSFPAERAEQRYFTSGTTDPLNKGKILRDPAGVTLINAANGLLTREYVFPDVDRMRMFLMVPSPDIAPGMGMAVGLDVVRRMFGSPDSRYLIDRRGLDLAFLLSALMEAERTGEPIVIIGSTAGFVYFMNACERDGVRFRLPPGSRLCDGGGYLAQFGECSREEFYLKSAEILQVDEHHCVNVLGMGEVSTNFFDNVLKDHLAGRPLARAKVVPPWTRTRVVDVETLEPVPDGDPGLLRHYDLVNRGMVVAVQTDNVGFMTPGGFEIIGRWKKTSWELETEAIKQAHGPRFMTPIIEFLLKRSLKKVGKLHDKITRTNAGR; via the coding sequence TTGAAAGACTACTCGCTCGAATCCGACTTTGTCCGGGAACTGGACCGGGACATCCTCTCCTACGTGGAAAAGGGGCTGGAAAACCGTGACGAGGACGGATTCAACGACCTGGCGCTGCGCTGCTTCGAGCTCCAGTTCAATACGGTGGAGCCCTACCGCCGCTTCTGTCTCGACAAGGGGAGGTCGCCCGGAAAGGTGGAGCGGTGGGAGGATATCCCGGCGGTCCCGTCCATGGCCTTCAAGAAGTTCGTCATGACCTCGTTTCCGGCGGAGCGGGCGGAGCAGCGCTACTTCACCAGCGGCACCACCGACCCCCTGAACAAGGGGAAGATACTGCGGGACCCGGCGGGGGTGACCCTCATCAATGCGGCCAACGGCCTCCTCACCAGGGAGTACGTGTTCCCCGACGTGGACCGGATGCGCATGTTCCTCATGGTTCCCTCCCCCGACATCGCGCCGGGCATGGGGATGGCGGTGGGGCTGGATGTGGTGCGGCGGATGTTCGGCTCCCCCGACAGCCGCTACCTCATCGACCGCCGGGGCCTGGACCTGGCCTTTCTCCTGTCCGCGCTCATGGAGGCGGAACGGACCGGGGAGCCGATCGTCATCATCGGGTCGACCGCCGGTTTCGTCTATTTCATGAATGCCTGTGAGCGGGACGGGGTCCGGTTCCGGCTTCCCCCGGGCAGCCGCCTCTGCGACGGCGGCGGCTATCTGGCCCAGTTCGGGGAGTGCTCCCGGGAGGAGTTCTATCTCAAATCAGCGGAGATCCTCCAGGTGGACGAGCACCACTGCGTGAACGTCCTCGGCATGGGCGAGGTGAGCACCAACTTTTTCGATAATGTCCTGAAGGATCACCTGGCCGGACGTCCCCTTGCCAGGGCCAAGGTCGTTCCACCCTGGACCCGGACCCGGGTGGTGGACGTGGAGACGCTCGAACCGGTACCCGACGGCGATCCGGGGCTGCTGCGCCACTACGACCTGGTCAACCGGGGGATGGTGGTGGCCGTCCAGACCGACAACGTGGGATTCATGACCCCCGGCGGCTTCGAGATCATCGGCCGCTGGAAGAAAACCTCCTGGGAGCTGGAAACCGAGGCCATCAAGCAGGCCCACGGCCCCCGCTTCATGACCCCCATTATCGAGTTCCTGTTGAAACGAAGTCTCAAAAAGGTGGGTAAGCTCCATGATAAGATTACTCGAACGAATGCGGGCCGCTGA
- a CDS encoding tetratricopeptide repeat protein has protein sequence MLNRTTRKIALVTGLSLALALPSLSWADFAAGQQAFRNGDYETALREYREDGGAQACYRIGTLYDNGFGVPENKQEALKWYHKAADLGLDQAQHRIGEMYDNGRGVEENPVTALSWYLKAAEQGMAIAQFKVGDMYYTGKGVKQDVALGVKWLQQAAKMGNIRAQYEIATMYETGRELKKDISEAAKWYLRAAEQGHSRAQYTIALLFLKGEGVRQDRAEAVKWLRKAAEGGHTKAQMDLASLSQ, from the coding sequence ATGCTGAATCGCACCACAAGAAAGATCGCCCTGGTTACCGGCCTGTCCCTGGCTCTTGCCCTTCCGTCGCTGTCATGGGCAGATTTTGCCGCCGGGCAGCAGGCATTCCGGAACGGCGACTATGAGACGGCGTTGCGGGAGTACAGGGAGGACGGGGGCGCCCAGGCCTGTTACCGGATCGGAACCCTCTACGACAACGGGTTCGGGGTCCCCGAAAACAAGCAGGAGGCCCTGAAGTGGTACCACAAGGCGGCAGATCTCGGCCTGGACCAGGCACAGCACCGGATCGGAGAAATGTACGACAACGGGCGCGGCGTCGAAGAGAACCCGGTCACCGCCCTGAGCTGGTATCTGAAGGCTGCCGAGCAGGGAATGGCGATCGCCCAGTTCAAGGTGGGCGACATGTATTACACCGGAAAGGGGGTCAAACAGGACGTGGCGCTGGGGGTCAAATGGCTGCAGCAGGCGGCCAAGATGGGAAACATCAGGGCCCAGTACGAAATAGCGACCATGTACGAGACGGGCAGGGAGCTGAAAAAGGACATCTCCGAGGCGGCGAAGTGGTATCTCCGGGCAGCGGAGCAGGGGCACAGCAGGGCCCAGTACACCATTGCGCTCCTTTTCCTCAAGGGCGAAGGCGTCAGGCAGGATCGGGCGGAAGCCGTGAAATGGCTGCGCAAGGCCGCGGAAGGCGGGCACACCAAAGCCCAAATGGACCTGGCAAGCCTGAGCCAGTAA
- a CDS encoding cytochrome c biogenesis protein ResB, giving the protein MIKRFFLARSTVLTLIILVLGAVVVGYLFPQRFLLSPAGMDRWALDHPFLATLSRTLALDHVYTSPWFAVLLALFMVSLLFSTWEQFTRALRLTREGGVGGKSLVLACAPETVAAAAGRLGYLRVRSDGDSIRLVKNPWGYWGNVLLHLGIVAAVAASLVILLYEKRGSVDLLEGEVHGVGDPWTRQDMGLLAGTFALPEAVRLDRVVPEFWPNGNLKQLTTDFTFIGPDGRNSPYSMHVNKTIRHSGIRVFQGKSFGRAFYVGFQDANGAWQGDIFMVDSRFTGDDAPFKDFTVPWTSSTIRAKYYPDSDRRAPVGDNPLLLLQLVKAGKVVEELSLTAGASGTLGGHPVTLVKSEWWGGIIFIDTTGMEGIFFAFLVIALGGGMSYLSPPRELLAVKEGEGCRLAWRAPRFAELYREEFERICRECLPADEAAGGDRVPGGGHRG; this is encoded by the coding sequence ATGATCAAACGTTTCTTTCTTGCCCGCTCAACGGTTCTGACCCTGATCATCCTGGTGCTGGGAGCGGTGGTTGTCGGCTATCTCTTCCCCCAGCGGTTCCTGCTCTCTCCGGCGGGCATGGACCGGTGGGCGCTTGACCACCCCTTTCTCGCAACCCTTTCGCGCACGCTGGCACTGGACCACGTGTACACGTCGCCCTGGTTTGCGGTCCTCCTGGCGCTGTTCATGGTTTCGCTGCTCTTCTCCACCTGGGAGCAGTTCACGCGCGCGCTCCGGCTGACCCGGGAAGGGGGGGTCGGCGGCAAAAGCCTGGTCCTTGCCTGCGCTCCGGAAACGGTTGCCGCCGCTGCCGGCAGGCTGGGCTATCTCCGGGTCCGCTCCGATGGCGATTCGATCCGCCTCGTAAAGAATCCCTGGGGCTACTGGGGCAATGTCCTGCTCCATCTGGGCATTGTCGCGGCAGTGGCTGCATCGCTTGTCATCCTCCTCTATGAAAAGCGGGGGTCGGTCGATCTCCTGGAAGGGGAGGTCCACGGAGTGGGGGATCCGTGGACACGGCAGGATATGGGGCTGCTGGCGGGGACATTCGCGCTTCCCGAGGCGGTGCGTCTCGACCGTGTGGTCCCCGAGTTCTGGCCCAACGGCAATCTCAAGCAGCTCACGACCGATTTCACGTTCATCGGCCCGGACGGCCGGAACAGCCCCTACTCCATGCATGTCAACAAGACGATCCGGCACAGCGGGATCAGGGTCTTCCAGGGCAAGTCGTTCGGCAGGGCCTTCTACGTGGGATTTCAGGATGCGAACGGGGCCTGGCAGGGCGATATCTTCATGGTCGACAGCCGCTTCACCGGCGACGACGCCCCGTTCAAGGACTTTACGGTCCCCTGGACCTCGTCGACGATCAGGGCCAAATACTATCCCGACAGTGACCGGCGGGCGCCCGTGGGTGACAACCCCCTGCTCCTGCTGCAACTGGTGAAGGCGGGGAAGGTGGTGGAGGAACTCTCCCTCACCGCCGGCGCGTCCGGGACCCTTGGCGGCCATCCCGTCACTCTCGTAAAGTCGGAGTGGTGGGGCGGCATCATTTTTATCGATACCACGGGCATGGAAGGAATATTCTTCGCCTTTCTGGTCATTGCCCTCGGCGGGGGGATGAGTTACCTGTCCCCGCCCCGCGAGCTCCTGGCCGTGAAGGAGGGGGAGGGATGCCGGCTCGCCTGGCGTGCCCCCCGGTTCGCGGAGCTCTACCGGGAGGAGTTCGAGCGCATCTGCCGCGAGTGCCTGCCGGCGGACGAGGCAGCCGGCGGGGACCGGGTACCGGGCGGGGGGCATCGGGGATGA
- a CDS encoding B12-binding domain-containing radical SAM protein, with protein sequence MKKIKRVALITPPYHSGVVESAGTWLNVGFVYIAGSLRAAGYEVDYYDAMSLWHTWPDIRRRIEAFRPDVVATTAFTASIVDAIRLLRFAKEIDPGIVTVLGNVHATFCYDEILAHDHDAVDFIVRGEGEVTLPRLCTCLNAGDDPYKVEGLAFRRDGGVVVTPRAPYIHDLDGLPMAWDLVEWPIYTYRAKNDARLAIVSSSRGCKQQCSFCSQQLFWSQSWRARSAENFVAELEMLHTVHGVQVAMLSDEIPTFDRQRWVRILDLMIERQVPVKLLMETRVDDILRDADIMDRYREGGVEHIYVGVEAGTQETLDLFKKDTQVEQSKQAIDLINNADIVSETSFVLGMPDDTPESIAQTIELAKHYNPDMAFFLAIAPWPYAELYPQLEEYVATKDYRKYNLVEPVIKPKHMTLEELERQLGKASQQFFMHKFQNLHQLSAWKQEFMLSVLDLLINHSYLAGQMRAMLKEGKEMPAEVKALLRAVGERTGAAHPHAVAPIP encoded by the coding sequence ATGAAAAAAATAAAGCGTGTGGCGCTCATCACGCCCCCCTATCACTCGGGGGTCGTGGAATCAGCCGGCACCTGGCTTAATGTCGGATTTGTCTACATCGCCGGGTCTCTCAGGGCAGCGGGGTATGAGGTCGATTACTATGATGCCATGTCCCTGTGGCACACGTGGCCCGACATCAGGAGGCGGATCGAGGCGTTCCGCCCCGACGTGGTGGCCACCACCGCCTTCACCGCGTCCATCGTCGACGCGATCAGGCTGCTGCGCTTCGCCAAGGAGATCGATCCCGGCATCGTGACCGTGCTCGGCAATGTGCACGCCACCTTCTGCTACGACGAGATCCTCGCCCATGACCACGACGCCGTCGACTTCATCGTCCGGGGCGAGGGTGAAGTAACGCTGCCCCGGCTCTGTACCTGCCTCAATGCCGGAGACGATCCGTACAAGGTGGAAGGGCTCGCCTTCCGGCGGGACGGCGGCGTGGTGGTAACGCCGCGGGCGCCGTACATTCACGACCTTGACGGGCTCCCCATGGCCTGGGATCTGGTGGAATGGCCCATTTACACCTACCGGGCAAAGAACGACGCCCGGCTCGCCATCGTCTCCTCGTCCCGGGGGTGCAAGCAGCAGTGCTCCTTTTGTTCCCAGCAGCTCTTCTGGTCACAGTCGTGGCGGGCCCGCTCCGCCGAGAACTTCGTGGCGGAGCTTGAGATGCTCCACACCGTGCACGGCGTCCAGGTGGCCATGCTTTCGGACGAGATTCCCACCTTTGACCGGCAGCGATGGGTCCGCATCCTGGACCTGATGATCGAGCGGCAGGTTCCGGTCAAGCTCCTCATGGAAACGAGGGTGGACGACATCCTGCGTGATGCGGACATTATGGACAGGTACCGGGAAGGGGGCGTCGAGCATATCTACGTGGGGGTGGAGGCCGGCACCCAGGAGACCCTGGACCTTTTCAAGAAGGACACCCAGGTGGAGCAGTCCAAGCAGGCTATCGACCTGATCAACAACGCCGACATCGTCTCGGAAACCTCCTTCGTGCTCGGCATGCCCGACGATACGCCGGAATCCATTGCCCAGACCATTGAGCTGGCCAAGCACTACAATCCTGACATGGCCTTTTTCCTGGCCATAGCGCCCTGGCCCTACGCCGAGCTCTATCCCCAACTGGAGGAGTACGTGGCCACCAAGGACTACCGCAAGTACAACCTGGTGGAGCCGGTCATCAAGCCGAAGCACATGACCCTGGAAGAGCTGGAGCGCCAACTCGGCAAGGCGTCCCAGCAGTTTTTCATGCACAAATTCCAGAATCTGCACCAGCTATCGGCATGGAAGCAGGAATTCATGCTCTCGGTACTGGATCTCCTCATCAATCATTCCTACCTGGCCGGCCAGATGCGGGCCATGCTCAAGGAGGGAAAGGAGATGCCGGCCGAGGTAAAGGCGCTGCTGCGCGCGGTCGGCGAGCGCACGGGCGCAGCCCATCCCCACGCGGTGGCGCCGATCCCCTGA
- a CDS encoding PKD domain-containing protein, whose product MNRSRIITIFPQILMCLWGVAVMLTAGPGIVRDAQALTATDCTTCHTGSTYGSIPQQHHAVASSKGITCLQCHRAIPDGSGGFTIEVITDCIVCHGQVDHAAAHNMVATAADCAQCHTQTPVAEHLSRTSSCSTCHSSTAPAVQKAITDGRAGVMVNCITCHGAVNHIVQHDRAFPSPDCVQCHAQGVVFEHLNRTSTCATCHASTQPAVQKAIADGRAGIAVYCVTCHGTVNHVLQHDKVSTPADCSGCHNQGPVQEHTNRTSTCATCHNSSSTTVQQTITLGRTGTMVSCANCHGAVNHIQQHDKAMANADCAQCHNLGVVNEHLSRASTCATCHSSAAPAVQQAIAAGKAGTTVYCSNCHANVNHVQQHDKVTTPADCASCHGQGVVYEHTNRSSTCATCHNSTNAAVQKTISDGRAGITVSCASCHGAVNHVAQHDQALASPACAQCHTKSVLDEHLTRTSTCATCHSSSSTAVQQAIAAGRSGQAVSCVDCHGQVTHQSAHDGKVLVPYGDCSSCHIPNLVELHAVKGFQCAACHASDNASVTAAVQKGLGGTLVYCADCHSAIGGFGNHAGQHDMVGLPAPNCGQCHSDNAVTAHEKAATPVYCNGCHTSTNELYVKTISDGMAGIQQNCRSCHTMIHGGANRGPSANAGADRTVTVGQAITFSGSGSSDPDGSIVGYVWNFGDGTTGSGVSVTKTYTTAGTYTVTLTVTDNSGDTASDTAVVTVQSQAGSSSVFADQVLYLQRLSSVTSSDSNSNDLTSKFRDSNLADRYLLQYKSGENYVIAMKLNRDALTASKVVLRLYVSSISSSRTLRIYPYQSNGTSVNSYYSVSYSTSSAGWKDIDVTSIAQRMNGYGWMKFRVTTTSSSLYVAEGAFLVQ is encoded by the coding sequence TTGAACAGGTCGAGGATTATCACCATTTTCCCGCAGATTCTGATGTGCCTGTGGGGGGTAGCCGTCATGCTGACGGCCGGTCCGGGAATTGTCCGGGATGCCCAGGCTCTTACCGCAACCGACTGCACGACGTGCCACACCGGGAGCACCTACGGCTCTATTCCCCAGCAACACCATGCGGTAGCCAGCAGCAAGGGCATCACCTGCCTCCAGTGCCACCGGGCGATCCCCGACGGATCGGGCGGATTCACCATCGAGGTGATCACCGACTGTATCGTCTGCCACGGCCAAGTGGACCACGCTGCGGCCCACAACATGGTTGCCACCGCGGCCGATTGCGCCCAGTGCCACACCCAGACCCCCGTGGCCGAGCACCTGAGCAGAACGTCGTCCTGCTCCACCTGCCATTCCAGCACGGCTCCCGCGGTGCAGAAGGCCATCACCGACGGCCGGGCCGGCGTCATGGTCAATTGTATCACCTGCCACGGCGCGGTGAACCACATTGTCCAGCATGACAGGGCATTCCCCTCTCCCGACTGCGTGCAGTGCCACGCCCAAGGGGTCGTCTTCGAACACCTGAACCGGACCTCCACCTGCGCCACCTGTCACGCCAGCACCCAGCCCGCGGTGCAGAAAGCCATCGCCGACGGCCGGGCCGGCATCGCCGTGTACTGTGTTACCTGCCACGGCACGGTGAACCACGTGCTTCAGCACGACAAGGTTTCCACGCCGGCGGATTGCTCCGGCTGCCACAATCAGGGGCCGGTCCAGGAGCACACCAACCGGACCTCCACCTGCGCCACCTGCCACAACAGTTCCAGCACCACGGTGCAGCAGACGATCACCCTCGGCCGGACCGGCACCATGGTTTCCTGCGCCAACTGTCACGGCGCCGTGAACCACATCCAGCAACACGACAAGGCCATGGCCAATGCCGACTGTGCCCAGTGCCACAACCTGGGGGTGGTGAACGAGCACCTTTCGCGGGCTTCAACCTGCGCCACCTGCCACTCGAGCGCCGCTCCCGCGGTCCAGCAGGCCATTGCCGCCGGCAAGGCGGGCACCACGGTCTACTGCTCCAACTGCCACGCGAACGTGAACCACGTCCAGCAGCACGACAAGGTGACCACCCCTGCCGATTGCGCCTCGTGCCATGGCCAGGGCGTGGTGTACGAGCACACGAACCGCTCTTCCACCTGCGCCACCTGCCACAACAGCACCAACGCCGCGGTGCAGAAGACGATAAGCGACGGCCGCGCCGGGATCACGGTCTCCTGCGCCAGCTGCCACGGGGCGGTTAACCACGTGGCCCAGCACGATCAGGCGCTTGCCTCTCCGGCCTGTGCCCAGTGCCACACCAAGAGCGTGCTCGACGAGCACCTGACCCGCACGTCTACCTGCGCCACCTGCCACTCCAGCAGCAGCACGGCGGTCCAGCAGGCCATTGCCGCGGGGCGGAGCGGCCAGGCGGTCTCCTGCGTGGACTGCCACGGCCAGGTGACCCACCAGAGCGCCCACGACGGCAAGGTGCTGGTCCCGTACGGCGACTGCAGCTCCTGTCATATTCCGAACCTGGTTGAGCTGCACGCTGTGAAGGGCTTTCAGTGCGCGGCCTGCCACGCCAGCGATAACGCGTCGGTGACGGCGGCGGTGCAGAAGGGGCTGGGCGGCACGCTCGTCTATTGTGCTGACTGCCACAGCGCCATCGGCGGCTTCGGCAACCACGCCGGGCAGCACGACATGGTGGGACTGCCCGCCCCCAACTGCGGCCAGTGCCATTCGGACAACGCGGTGACAGCCCATGAGAAGGCCGCCACACCGGTCTACTGCAACGGCTGCCATACGAGCACCAATGAGCTGTACGTCAAGACCATCAGCGACGGCATGGCTGGAATCCAGCAGAACTGCCGCAGTTGCCACACCATGATCCACGGCGGCGCCAACCGGGGCCCTTCGGCCAACGCGGGGGCTGACCGGACCGTTACCGTCGGCCAGGCCATCACCTTCTCCGGTTCGGGCTCCAGCGATCCTGACGGAAGTATCGTGGGGTATGTGTGGAACTTCGGCGACGGCACCACGGGAAGCGGGGTGAGCGTCACCAAAACCTACACCACGGCAGGCACCTACACGGTGACCCTTACCGTGACCGACAACAGCGGCGACACGGCCAGCGACACGGCGGTGGTGACGGTTCAGAGCCAGGCGGGCAGCAGTTCGGTGTTTGCGGACCAGGTGCTGTACCTGCAGCGGCTGAGCAGCGTCACCTCCTCTGACAGCAACAGCAACGACCTGACCTCGAAGTTCCGCGACAGCAACCTTGCAGACCGGTATCTGCTGCAGTACAAGAGTGGCGAGAACTACGTCATCGCCATGAAGCTGAACCGCGACGCCCTGACCGCAAGCAAGGTAGTGCTGCGGCTGTATGTCTCCTCCATCAGTTCGTCGCGGACGCTGCGCATCTATCCGTACCAGTCCAACGGCACATCGGTGAACAGCTACTACTCGGTGAGCTACAGCACGAGCAGCGCCGGCTGGAAAGATATCGACGTCACCTCCATCGCGCAGCGGATGAACGGCTACGGCTGGATGAAGTTCCGTGTCACCACCACCTCGAGCAGCCTCTATGTTGCCGAGGGGGCCTTCCTGGTGCAGTAG
- a CDS encoding cytochrome c, translated as MKRIVMTFAALLAMAVPAMAGHVAAVGQGTCSFCHKNNLITQHGGFAATVCQTCHNSTNQDVMDTITAGVAGQQYACSNCHGAQSHLDKHGDYVANFSQYNGVQPNATAAWTSPTGYTAVQPATKEYQLCYKCHSTYAFSATNGVSAIVGPSGKPFTDKAREFNPANASAHPVQVPLNSQTGSAAPRALRANQMKAPWTAVGTQVMKCSDCHTPGSTGKSMLITGTTWPARSDGKLWTLGDVRNNTGNWQTTLFCAKCHPLKGSGGSSGWYNNVHSESDHENNVACVACHSVSPHGLNHGRFIGYNSDPAPYAYIDSTGKKAQVMTNFRKASSPTSYGEGNCTALTSACDEHR; from the coding sequence ATGAAACGCATAGTCATGACATTCGCAGCACTGCTCGCCATGGCCGTTCCGGCCATGGCGGGGCATGTGGCCGCGGTGGGGCAGGGGACCTGCTCCTTCTGTCACAAGAACAACCTGATCACGCAACACGGCGGCTTTGCGGCCACCGTCTGCCAGACCTGTCACAACAGTACGAACCAGGATGTAATGGACACCATCACCGCCGGTGTGGCGGGCCAGCAGTATGCCTGCTCCAATTGCCACGGCGCCCAGTCCCACCTGGACAAGCACGGCGACTACGTCGCCAACTTCAGCCAGTACAACGGGGTCCAGCCGAATGCTACGGCGGCGTGGACCTCGCCGACCGGGTACACGGCCGTGCAGCCTGCGACCAAGGAGTACCAGCTGTGCTATAAGTGTCACTCCACCTATGCGTTCTCCGCCACCAACGGCGTGAGCGCCATCGTCGGCCCGTCGGGCAAGCCCTTTACCGACAAGGCCCGGGAGTTCAACCCGGCCAACGCGTCGGCCCACCCGGTCCAGGTGCCCCTCAACAGCCAGACCGGCTCCGCCGCGCCGCGGGCTCTGCGGGCAAACCAGATGAAGGCACCCTGGACCGCCGTCGGCACCCAGGTGATGAAGTGCAGCGACTGTCACACCCCCGGCTCGACCGGTAAGTCCATGCTGATTACCGGCACCACCTGGCCCGCGCGCTCCGACGGCAAGCTCTGGACCTTGGGAGACGTGCGTAACAACACCGGCAACTGGCAGACCACCCTGTTCTGCGCCAAGTGTCACCCCCTCAAGGGAAGTGGCGGCTCCAGCGGCTGGTACAACAACGTTCACAGCGAAAGCGACCACGAGAACAATGTGGCCTGTGTCGCGTGCCATTCGGTGAGTCCGCACGGCCTGAACCACGGCCGGTTCATCGGCTACAACTCCGACCCCGCGCCCTATGCCTATATCGATTCCACCGGCAAGAAGGCGCAGGTCATGACGAACTTCAGGAAGGCATCGTCGCCGACCTCCTACGGGGAGGGGAACTGCACCGCCCTCACCAGTGCCTGCGACGAGCACAGGTAG
- a CDS encoding ankyrin repeat domain-containing protein: MITRLVLATAGAAVALGLPADVRAYEYEQEATTKLMTDMIVDLGGHDTVRRNSGKTVRCGDGGTRRVSIVRRGATTTYRGDYRNCRERGLTRDGFYEIVFKGDEIVSSTSKRSVNGELFDAAMAGNAAGVRKLIRARADVNYTESVDRTEGGTIDGVSPLMVATMAGSLDTVKLLVANGAWVNYLNSMAVNALWIAAHNGHPEIVRYLAGRGAYLNNSNVEDVTPLMAAAMNGHLAVVKFLVGAKADINAVHRDGDTALMFALAQNRTDIARFLIDAGADVAVRNRHGVTALLIAVAEGNEEIVRALLERKADVSVRTADGKSALDVARARGMDGIAKLLEAAGSY, encoded by the coding sequence ATGATAACGAGACTAGTGCTGGCGACCGCCGGTGCCGCGGTGGCGCTGGGCCTCCCCGCGGATGTCCGTGCCTATGAATACGAGCAGGAAGCGACCACGAAGCTCATGACGGACATGATCGTCGATCTGGGGGGGCACGACACGGTACGCAGAAACAGCGGCAAGACCGTGCGTTGCGGCGACGGCGGGACCAGAAGGGTTTCGATCGTCAGGCGGGGCGCGACCACCACCTATCGCGGCGACTACCGCAACTGCCGCGAACGGGGCTTAACCCGCGACGGTTTCTATGAAATCGTCTTCAAGGGGGACGAGATCGTCAGCAGCACGTCGAAACGCTCCGTCAACGGCGAGCTCTTTGACGCGGCCATGGCGGGAAACGCGGCCGGGGTGCGGAAGCTGATCCGGGCCCGGGCGGATGTGAACTACACCGAAAGCGTCGACAGAACCGAGGGCGGCACCATTGACGGGGTCTCTCCCCTGATGGTGGCGACCATGGCGGGGAGCCTGGATACGGTGAAGCTGCTGGTTGCCAATGGTGCCTGGGTGAACTATCTGAACAGTATGGCCGTCAATGCGCTCTGGATCGCGGCCCACAACGGACATCCGGAGATCGTCAGGTACCTGGCAGGGCGTGGGGCCTACCTCAACAACAGCAATGTCGAGGATGTCACGCCGCTGATGGCGGCCGCCATGAACGGCCACCTGGCGGTGGTGAAATTCCTGGTGGGAGCAAAGGCCGACATCAATGCGGTGCACAGGGACGGGGATACCGCGCTCATGTTTGCCCTGGCTCAAAACCGGACTGATATCGCACGGTTCCTGATCGATGCCGGGGCGGACGTTGCTGTCCGGAACAGGCACGGCGTCACCGCCCTGCTGATTGCCGTTGCCGAGGGTAACGAGGAAATCGTCAGGGCGTTGCTGGAGCGCAAGGCGGATGTCTCTGTCCGGACCGCTGACGGAAAGTCGGCCCTGGACGTGGCCCGGGCCAGGGGGATGGACGGAATCGCGAAGCTGCTGGAGGCGGCCGGCAGTTACTGA